TTTTTGTTAGCTCACAACTCTGAAGCTGTCACCATGGTTGCGTCCCCTTTGCTGCACTTCACACTTTATGTCTTTCGTTAGACTATTGATCGCAGAGTTACCTCGTCGATGTGGCGACTTTGAGATGAGTCGCCCCATCGGGAACCGGGCTGCTTTCAGCCGCGCTTCAGTCTCTTTTCTAATAAACTGCTGCTTTCTTTAGGCAGTTTTTCTTGTTTGCTGGTGTCTGGCATGTCCTGCGCATGTGTGTGGCACTCCTGACAGCTTTGTGGCTGCGTTCGTCGCGAAACTCAGgttgaggagaaagagggaacgCTGTAAATCCCAGATCCTGgcggcttcgcttcttgtGGAACTAGCCGGCGGGCGGCGTTCTcagtctgcttcttcggGATCAATGAAAAGCCATTTGTTCGGTCAACTGCTTGGGAATACGGTCGGTGAAGACAGCAGGTTGAGTTCGATGTACCCCGGGAACGCGAATGCTGCTTCTGGAAGTGACAGGGTGACCTAAAGGTGTTCCCTCGTACATTTCAGGTTGGCCGTTGCGTTTGCGTTCGTTTCCGCCTTGATATGtcgccttccttttttctccagttgCCACGCGCGACGCGGGCTgtgctcctttctcttcgactCGCGGTCATGGACCGCACAACCCTCTCTAGTTGTTTCTGCTCCTTCACCTCACGGTAGACGAAGGGTCTTTCCCTGTATGACTAGTCCCACCGCCACTTGTACATGATCCAAGcgcatacgtacatatatttatatatatatatatatatttatacctATACATCTCTATATGTACTTTTATGTAGTCATACGGGTGTCGTTACCTGGGCGCACTGGTTCCATATCCAGTGCGAGGAGCCTTCGTGTGCATGTCCATTCCgagctctgtctcttctttctctgcttcctcttcttctccgactTGATTCGCGTCTTGTCAAGTGTTGGGGTAGAATGGCAGATGTGACGGCGCCAGtggacgagacagagacgcctctGTCACAGGAGTCCAGCAGCGCCGCTTCCGGAGAGGCAGGGAGACGCATGTGTTTCATTTGCCTCGATGGAGTGAAGAGAAGTCGACGGAACGGCCAACTCACAGGCGACCTCCTGCCCTGCTGCTCTCAGTGCTTCGCTGTTGTTCATCGCAAATGCTGGTTAGTTCAGTCTCTTTGCCAGCACCGCAGTGCGTCCACGCGCAGTCCGAGAATCTGAAGGACGTGAGGAGACTCAGAACCTGCACAGAAAACTTCTAGTCTTCTGAGAACGAGTCAAGGAAACTGGGTTCGCTCTTCCCAAGAATTACAGGCGTTGCCTTTCAGTCCCCATTCTGCATGTTtacatatattcatatatatatatatatatatgtatatatatatatatatatatttactgGTAGACAAGTGGGTACGTGTGTTTGAAGGTGTCTTGATCCATATTTGTGTATATTTTAATCGCGCTTTCAGGTTTGTGGTCTTGGATGTGTTTCCGTGGTTCTTTTCGGTCTGGTGCACTCCAGAGTCTGCTCCGGACTCGGAAATTCCaccgtcgctctttctcggCGATGTCTTCTCTCAGGTCAATCTACCGCAGACGCCAGCAGCTTGCAGCTTTCCGCTCCCGGTTGCTGGGCCAGCGAACGCCGAACCCTAATCGCTGTTCCATTTGCAAAACGGgtgagtttttttttcattttttcAAAGGAAATGGCAGCGACCCCAGGTGTTTCTCCGTGAGGCTCTGCTGTCGCGTTTGGATCAACTCGTTGTCCGGGACTCGCCGTCTACCGTTCACCAAGTGGTTCACCGAAGTTGCCGTATCCTCCGTACAGCCGGCATCGTAGGTAGACCATGAATTGTAAGCGTCACAGGATAAGTAGAGGTTGGTTATATGCAGATGATCTGCGACATAAAACTGTTCAGTGCACACTGATAAAGGACCAGGTGTGCCTGGAACGGACCCGTAGATGTACTGAGTGCTCTCGAAACCATAACAAAGCGATACGTCTTGGATCGGGTTAACGAATGCTTTTGATATTAAACGAggataaacagagacacctCCAAAACGTAGCACTTGGCGTCACAAAGGCACTCCGCATGCAAATCCGCGAGAGGTGCTTTCACTTGCGCAAGGAAAGACCACGAGCAAGGCAGCTGACGTCACCGAGGCtgttccgttttttttctaTTTCTCCTGTAATTACTGGACGTATTTTTGTAGTTGAACATATATCTAGTCAGTGTTATAAACAGCATATCCAACTCCCTCACGGCTTCTGCAGGAGGCTTGGGGATTTGGAGTCAAAGGGTAGTAAACGCTCTTGCCTTCAGTTCCTTGAGGTATGCTTGGGAAGCGTGAACTTTTTTTGTCAACGCAACTTTGGTGCGTGTATTGTGGTGCATTGTTGAGGCGTACCGATGTTTTGCTGTTCGTTTGCCCCGTTCTCCATGCATGTCGATTTTCTTGTGATGAGCGTTCAAGGGAGGCTCTCCGTCAGGTCTTCTGGTTAAGGTGTGTgagtgtttctgttttctcgatACAGAGGGTGCATTTCGTGGCCATCAGGCTGTATGTTCATGCAGCGATGGTATGCAGTATCTGTGTGGAGGATCTTTCTCCTACGTCTATGGTGCACCTCGTGAATTTCTTGTTTCGCCGCGTTCCGGAATCTGCTTCTCGTCAGGTCGTGCGGGAGTGGAGGGGGACGAGACGTTTCAGCCGCAGCGTCGACAGAACAGTGGATCAACTGGAAGAGGAGTCAGTGGAACGACTTCTGCTCTTCAAGAGCAGCTGCTGGCATCCCTGGGGCGGCTGCTGCAAGACGACGATGACGACGCAGACGATCCTCCACTCTGTTCTGGCATGTGAGTTGGAGAGAACGGAGCAGACGGTAGAAAGTGAAACAAGCGAAGGCAGCGAGGAAAGATGTGGCGCGCCGAAAactgcgttctctcctttttggTGCGGATTTCTGGCCTGAAGGCGTCACCATTTTTGGCCTGAAGGCGTCACCGCATGCGTCGAGTGCTTTGCGTGCGTGTCGTTCCCCTTCAGGTGCACTTGCATCAATACGGGACTACTTCTGGGGGTCCTTCTGCTCGACCTCATTCTCATTGCGACGACGTCGCTCTACCCCCTGgaggttcttcttctctcgctttttatCACTTACAACATTGTGACGCTGCAAATTATCTGGCTTGCagtgaaacagagaaggtgaGTCAGTCGCGAGGGTACTGGACCTCGCGCCCTTACTAGAACGGCTCAACAGTATAACTAAGATTCAATAAGTTCGCTTTTATTTACTGAAACTTCAAAAGGTACTGTCTTCTCAAGTCGTTCTGTGGAGGAAGCCCGTTCGTGATTCAGACTTCAGACAACCACCGATCGCACCAGATTCGCCAAGCAGTGCCGCGTGTCTCGAAGTATGCGAGGGCAATTCCGACTGTATGTTTCCACATTTCTCGTTTTCGTGGCGAGAAACCGGAACATCAgatgtttctcttttcaagggTAACGTCCAAGACGTCCGGCGAAATAAGTGTGGCTTTGAGTGAACTTGCTACGTTGGCGCGTGGTTCGTGGAGAAAAACTTAGCCGAGAACGGGGAGGTGAACCAGAGTGTTTTCGGCCGGTCTCTCTGTCAGCGTCAATTAAATGCGCGCGCTGCAGCCACAACTGGGGTGAGGAGGGATGGCCGTCCCCGATCTGCTTCACCCTTTTGGAGGCAGATTCTCTCGAATCGCTGTGCGTGCATGCTGTTTTCCAGAGAGTCGGTAGGGCCGCTTCTATCTCCAGAATTGGAGTCAGATTCGAGGCAGGCAAGCGGCGGTGAGTCTCCCGACAGCAATTCAGACGACAACTTGGACGGAAGTCGCGGAAACGGTAGCCCTACCGGAGGCCGGCATTCCCGCCGTAGCGGAAGTTTGGACGGAGACAGTAGTGACTCTGGTCGGGTGGGCTACTTTGGCGTGCGTGACATTGATGTCAGTGAAGAAGATTTGGAAATTGGGGGCCGAGAGCGCGGGAGTTCTCGCGCAAGGCGCGTAGGACTATGGACTGCGGCGGGAGGCAGAGCCGCGTCCGCCTCCAGTCGTGTGATGAGTGGAGCGAggtttttttggtgttttttGTCAAGAGGTGGAACCTCCTCTGACCCGTCGCTTGGCGGCGAAACCGGTGGGTTAGGAGGTTCGGAGGGGCCTCCCAGCGAGGCGTTTCATGTTGCCGGTTTAAGGCAAACGCCCCTGCTTCTTCCCGGTGTCGAGCTGCAGCTCCTTCGCGAAAGTCGACAAGAACAACGGGGGCAgtcagggagagaagaattGCTGGTGTAGGGGGACATGCGGGCTATTGGAGGCGTCGCGCCGAGACGTGGTAATGCTGTTAAAGATGCGCGTGTTTTGTTAATGGAAagccgctcttctcgaaAAGTAGTACTGCCCTCTGTCGGTTGCTCCATCAGACACACGACGGGGTCTaagttttcttttctgcggcCCACACGCCGCTCTCAGATTCTACAAATGACAACAGACAATTCTCAGCCACGAGAGGGGCAGACGAGTGTCGACTACGAGTGATTTCCGACGGAAGAACGCAATTTGTCGGATATCTGCGCAGCATATCTCACATCCATTTGCGTGACCTAAGCAAGATGTTTGCCCCTACGGTTACACGTGTGGTCGCTCAGGCGCATGAAAGGAAACAACTCCTAAGCTCCTTTAGGTCAAACGCAGGCAACCTGCTAGCGGGAGGTTCGCTGTCAAATGTAGAACGTGTAATGTGAGCGAACTCGTCCAAATAATCGGAAGGACTGTGAGGAACTTACACTTCCCACCTCGCCCTACTTCACCATGTATTACTGTAATTATTCCGCACGAGTGACACGATGTTTGCAGAGAAGGGCAGTCACCCGGTGACGAAACCTGACACAATGCTCTTTGCAAAACAGAAATAGGGGGCCCGGGAATACTCTTGCTGCGGCCAAAACTAAAGACGGAACACCACATAAAGAGGGTACGGTTTGTCAGTACGTTTGACTGGAAAGTCCATCCAAAATACGGTGTCTACTGCTACTCGAACGGCGATGATGATATCTGTCGTATGCAACACGTACATCCGTAGGATTACAAGTAGAGGATGCTTCCTGTACTGTGTACTGAGGGGTAGCTCTAACAGATTTGTAGAAGCTTCTAAGCCACAACGGACTCGTTTAGAGATATTAAGGCGTTTCCATTTACATAAGGTTCGTTTTCGTATAAATCATTTGTACGGAGGTTAACTCCCTTAGTAATTTGTATAGTGGTAGATACAGGATGAAAACGCAATTCGTATCACACAGTACATAAATTTCGTGCGTGGGTGGAAAAGCGATGATTGTTTCTAGACACGGTGATTCTGGAGCCATCCattcc
This genomic interval from Toxoplasma gondii ME49 chromosome VIIb, whole genome shotgun sequence contains the following:
- a CDS encoding hypothetical protein (encoded by transcript TGME49_258920~Predicted trans-membrane domain (TMHMM2.0):4-27:244-264:267-287); this translates as MIQAHTYIYLYIYIYIYTYTSLYVLLCSHTGVVTWAHWFHIQCEEPSCACPFRALSLLSLLPLLLRLDSRLVKCWGRMADVTAPVDETETPLSQESSSAASGEAGRRMCFICLDGVKRSRRNGQLTGDLLPCCSQCFAVVHRKCWSIYRRRQQLAAFRSRLLGQRTPNPNRCSICKTGRAGVEGDETFQPQRRQNSGSTGRGVSGTTSALQEQLLASLGRLLQDDDDDADDPPLCSGMCTCINTGLLLGVLLLDLILIATTSLYPLEVLLLSLFITYNIVTLQIIWLAVKQRRESVGPLLSPELESDSRQASGGESPDSNSDDNLDGSRGNGSPTGGRHSRRSGSLDGDSSDSGRVGYFGVRDIDVSEEDLEIGGRERGSSRARRVGLWTAAGGRAASASSRVMSGARFFWCFLSRGGTSSDPSLGGETGGLGGSEGPPSEAFHVAGLRQTPLLLPGVELQLLRESRQEQRGQSGREELLV